In Portunus trituberculatus isolate SZX2019 chromosome 28, ASM1759143v1, whole genome shotgun sequence, one genomic interval encodes:
- the LOC123510274 gene encoding uncharacterized protein LOC123510274 isoform X2, with the protein MQTTMKTNATEFFTGISPLKGVSAMNGTHLANGRSGRCHCCPYGYHIDLDFVRYCEMVNQVSKNDNPTLRHLKKLKRQRRRQTQSMEVLLGLEPGEERATTATTATTATVAAATTTTAAATAVNNSLHLFPRLQIIEDPQPNNKEKERTPPPPPPRRSRTPVGGGGAGGPPPDVISTSRKAVSDALAAMNERNRKGGEGAAVDRPPPPPPSSAPLHDANDALQEAVLDFEEMLETSRERIGGGGGGRGRGGGGGGGGRANTLPSLDLLHHTPQPPPRLHHNEGKSGVSVSRSHSLPRQWLRRPLYPSRSSLSPTPSPTPSHAHSDTEDCRMAVVRALRQSVGGVGMGGAWGRPLSTPASPRHYSFDSYYQYFNTSTPPPPPTPASSVEDWPAVSRLRTSSTSSLPPPPVPPPPADVGHIQQSIRDQMATSLARLKELEEEVKQIPVLQVKVNVLKEEKKLLLDQVRGLARGEDRPPLLLPPSLEGDLTDLSEDELETRLASLRSGPARRRRSESPLRVNLEEFKSYRRARRGSLSEGSEAESMAGDDYPLRITEPQDPQRRPAPPRRLGHEPAYSLPGTPLMGRRKSRDAATSCRVLTRDVGVTHVGARTRSVGLMASSEEEPCAECKERGHRSFQDKGVATEPQEDNRRRLSVKSVSTESIGPEEAEQEGAPSKNSFLAKLGRKSAIISRLSEPQLVPPALTFDNSTNTEPVVRRDQACGTSLSGARLYTPADLAQHMARAKEEWEAAERTRQQLARSSRPLTLDRGTQATLDLPTPPKTTFRPLMQSVGSQVQPRSVDVGVGVARITDDPCPRCSGLRTRSVACGSSVPPATPAPSTPPVRTRSVASGELALHDPCCPDRPAPPRRSVGCSLDRLTDRLCDHCDNLRVRSVGVGTPPPPPTPVPPPPVEKPKPPPMHSTHTQTRPPSTRTASVNTAPLPIKKEEAAPPSPAGTPEVERRAFGSSGVRVCDKCHEAITSVAKDIVGTSGSTSLPPLPPPASKIPRLVDITKVEPRLDPPRPDSRASEGSHPDSQPSSLASQPEVRPSMVPQRSGLTPPRTLKTEPTFAQTHTTSSTASKITTEAKVTAATATLPKIQVTRVNQTLPEPAVKERPTTTATATAATTTTTTSQDSTTQGKRAVYTRQDTYTKSSEGIVNLGFEDHKPTAQKHAASVGTSTQGSTLTTITESTKKSLTTDTTTTITSTTTAATKTHKQKTDTKEDNTSRKTSESEAVAAAVIQGKGSEASESSSNESESEDEGGSVVDGASLLSQLGGGSTYRSDSSIFTAASEASRKKAVPSREMKAALKVLNDSIGKPVRSGQQLTNALNIVQREWLKVSSQKDADPHAVEDYMDAFEDYSKNLLQKVVNLADVNGNTAMHYAVSHGNFDVVSVLLDSKVCNVNQQNKAGYTATMLVSLAQIRSQTHASVVQRLFQLGDLNIKASQHGQTALMLAVSHGRLDMVQMLVAAGAEINIQDDDGSTALMCAAEHGHLAIVKFLLAQPDTDPTLMDNDGSTALTIAVEAGHRDVGVLLYKHLNLSRGSSPYSSVRIKRSRTPNAFRSSVTPPPRSSAPSSPGRSRKSSNPASPGRSRKSSASLSNLIL; encoded by the exons atgcaGACCACAATGAAAACGAACGCAACAGAATTTTTCACCGGAATTTCACCACTAAAAg GTGTGTCCGCCATGAACGGGACCCACCTAGCTAACGGGCGGTCGGGCAGGTGTCACTGTTGCCCCTACGGTTACCACATAGACCTGGACTTTGTTAGGTACTGCGAGATGGTCAACCAG gtgtCGAAAAATGACAACCCAACACTGCGCCACTTGAAGAAGCTGAAGAGACAGAGACGAAGGCAAACTCAATCAATGGAAGTCTTGCTAGGGCTGGAGCCAGGCGAAGAAAgggctactactgctactactgctactactgctactgttgctgctgctactactactactgctgctgctactgcggTTAATAATAGCTTGCATCTGTTCCCGAGGTTGCAGATt ATAGAAGACCCCCAACCAAATAACAAGGAGAAGGAACgcacaccccctcctcctcccccccgccGCAGCCGCACCCCAGTAGGCGGCGGGGGGGCTGGGGGGCCTCCTCCTGACGTGATTAGCACCTCCAGAAAGGCCGTGAGTGACGCTCTGGCTGCCATGAatgagaggaataggaagggaggggagggggcagcTGTAGAccgcccccctcctcctcctccttcttctgccccCCTCCATGATGCCAATGACGCCCtgcag gaagcagTTTTGGACTTTGAGGAAATGCTGGAGACTTCgagggagagaataggaggaggaggaggaggaagaggaagaggaggaggaggaggaggaggaggaagggccaATACTCTCCCCTCTTTagacctcctccaccacactccacaacCTCCACCGCGCCTCCACCACAACGAGGGGAAAAGTGGAGTGAGTGTGTcccgctctcactctctcccaagACAgt ggttacGCCGCCCGCTGTATCCCTCccgctcctccctctcccccactccctcccctaCACCCTCACACGCCCACAGTGACACAGAAGACTGCAGAATGGCGGTGGTGCGGGCGCTGCGGCAGAGTGTGGGCGGGGTGGGCATGGGCGGGGCGTGGGGGCGGCCTCTCTCCACGCCCGCCAGCCCACGCCACTACAGTTTTGACTCTTACTACCAGTACTTTAACACTTCTACCCCGCCCCCGCCGCCCACGCCTGCCTcct cgGTGGAGGACTGGCCAGCTGTGAGTCGCCTACgtacttcctccacctcctccctgccgccgccgcccgtGCCTCCTCCCCCGGCTGATGTGGGTCATATTCAACAG TCGATCCGGGACCAGATGGCCACCAGCTTGGCGCGCCtgaaggagctggaggaggaggtgaagcagatCCCCgtgctgcag GTAAAGGTGAACgtgctgaaggaggagaaaaagctaTTGCTGGACCAGGTGCGGGGGCTGGCCCGGGGGGAGGACCGGCCCCCCCTGCTGCTGCCCCCCAGCCTGGAGGGTGACCTTACGGACCTGTCTGAGGACGAGCTTGAGACGCGCCTGGCCTCCCTGCGATCAGGCCCCGCGCGCCGCCGCCGCAGCGAATCCC CCCTTAGGGTGAACCTGGAGGAGTTCAAGTCGTACCGGCGGGCGCGGCGCGGGTCGCTGTCTGAAGGGTCCGAGGCGGAGAGCATGGCGGGAGACGACTATCCGCTGCGCATCACGGAACCACAAGACCCCCAGCGCCGTCCCGCCCCACCGCGCCGCCTGGGCCACGAGCCAGCCTACAGCCTGCCGGGCACGCCTCTCATGGGCCGCAGAAAGTCACGGGATGCCGCCACTAGCTGCCGCGTGCTAACGCGTGACGTGGGAGTGACGCATGTAGGCGCCAGGACGCGCTCCGTGGGTCTGATGGCCTCCAGCGAGGAGGAGCCCTGCGCAGAATGTAAGGAGCGCGGCCACCGGAGCTTCCAGGACAAGGGCGTGGCCACGGAGCCGCAGGAGGACAACCGGCGGCGTCTGAGCGTGAAGAGCGTGTCCACGGAGAGCATCGGGCCCGAGGAGGCGGAGCAGGAGGGCGCCCCCTCCAAGAACTCCTTCCTGGCCAAGTTGGGCCGTAAGTCAGCCATCATCAGCCGTCTGTCTGAGCCGCAGCTAGTGCCACCCGCCCTCACCTTCGACAATTCCACCAACACGGAGCCCGTGGTGCGGCGCGACCAGGCGTGCGGTACCAGTCTGTCCGGGGCGCGCCTGTACACACCCGCAGATCTCGCCCAGCACATGGCGCGCGCCAAAGAGGAGTGGGAGGCTGCAGAACGCACCAGGCAGCAGCTGGCGCGCTCCTCGCGGCCCCTCACGCTGGACCGCGGTACACAGGCTACCCTGGACCTACCAACACCACCCAAGACCACCTTCAGACCCCTCATGCAGAGCGTGGGCAGCCAGGTGCAGCCCCGCAGCGTGGACGTGGGTGTGGGTGTCGCCAGGATCACAGACGACCCCTGCCCGCGCTGCTCAGGCCTCAGAACGCGCTCCGTGGCCTGCGGCTCCTCCGTGCCCCCGGCGACGCCCGCGCCCTCCACGCCCCCAGTCAGGACCCGCAGCGTGGCGAGCGGCGAGCTGGCGCTGCACGATCCCTGCTGCCCggaccgccccgccccgccccgccgctcCGTGGGCTGCAGCTTGGACCGCCTCACAGACCGCCTGTGTGACCACTGTGATAACCTTCGGGTGCGCTCCGTGGGTGTGGGCACTCCGCCACCCCCGCCCACCCCCGTGCCCCCACCACCTGTAGAAAAACCCAAGCCCCCGCCCATGCACTCCACCCACACTCAGACCCGCCCACCCTCAACTCGAACCGCCTCCGTCAACACGGCGCCGCTGCCgatcaagaaggaggaggctgcCCCACCCAGCCCTGCCGGCACGCCTGAAGTAGAACGGCGAGCTTTTGGTAGCTCcggggtgcgtgtgtgtgacaagTGCCACGAGGCCATCACGTCTGTGGCCAAGGACATCGTGGGCACTAGCGGCTCCACCTCCCTGCCACCCCTGCCGCCACCTGCCTCAAAGATCCCTCGCCTGGTGGACATCACCAAGGTGGAGCCGCGCCTTGACCCGCCTCGGCCCGACTCTCGGGCCAGCGAGGGCAGCCACCCAGACAGCCAACCATCCAGCCTGGCCAGCCAGCCTGAGGTGCGGCCCTCAATGGTGCCACAGCGCTCCGGCCTCACCCCGCCCAGGACACTGAAGACTGAGCCGACCttcgcacaaacacacaccacctcctccacagccTCCAAGATCACCACAGAGGCCAAGGTGacggcagcaacagcaacattgCCCAAGATTCAGGTCACTCGGGTGAACCAGACACTGCCGGAACCTGCCGTGAAGGAACGcccaaccaccaccgccactgccaccgctgccaccaccaccaccaccacttcacaggATTCAACCACACAG GGTAAGCGAGCTGTATACACCCGCCAAGACACTTACACCAAGTCCTCAGAAGGCATCGTTAACCTGGGCTTTGAGGACCACAAACCAACAGCACAGAAACATGCAGCATCAGTTGGGACTTCCACCCAAGgctccactctcaccaccatcacagaaaGCACCAAGAAGTCCCTCaccacagacaccaccaccactatcacatccactaccactgctgccaccaagaCACACAAGCAAAAGACAGACACCAAGGAGGACAACACCAGCAGGAAGAC gagtgagagtgaggcagtggcggcggcggtgatccAGGGCAAGGGCAGCGAGGCGAGCGAGTCCTCCAGCAATGAGAGCGAGAGTGAGGACGAGGGCGGGTCTGTCGTTGATGGAGCGTCCCTCCTCTCTCAGCTTGGTGGCGGCTCCACCTACCGCAGTGACTCCTCCATCTTCACCGCCGCTAGTGAGGCCAGCAGGAAGAA AGCCGTGCCATCTCGGGAGATGAAGGCGGCCCTGAAGGTGCTCAACGACTCCATTGGCAAGCCTGTGCGGTCTGGCCAGCAGCTCACCAATGCACTCAACATTGTCCAGCGGGAATGGCTCAAG GTCTCCAGCCAGAAGGACGCTGACCCGCATGCAGTGGAGGATTACATGGACGCCTTCGAGGACTACTCCAAGAACCTCCTGCAGAAAGTGGTGAACCTGGCCGATGTCAAT GGCAACACCGCCATGCACTACGCCGTCTCCCACGGTAACTTTGACGTGGTGTCCGTGCTGCTCGACTCCAAGGTGTGCAATGTGAACCAACAGAACAAGGCAGGGTACACGGCCACCATGCTGGTCTCCCTGGCTCAGATCAGATCCCAGACCCATGCCAGTGTGGTGCAGCGCCTCTTCCAGCTTGGTGACCTCAACATCAAGGCCAGCCAG CACGGACAGACGGCACTGATGCTGGCAGTGTCCCATGGCCGCCTGGACATGGTGCAGATGCTGGTGGCAGCCGGGGCAGAGATCAACATCCAGGATGACGACGGTTCTACAGCCCTCATGTGTGCTGCCGAGCACGGACACCTGGCCATCGTCAAGTTCCTTCTGGCCCAGCCCGACACAGACCCAACGCTGATGGACAAT gaCGGCAGCACGGCCCTCACCATTGCAGTGGAGGCCGGCCACAGGGACGTTGGGGTGTTGCTCTACAAGCACCTCAACCTGTCCCGCGGCTCCTCCCCGTACTCCTCAgtaag GATCAAGAGGTCTCGCACACCAAACGCCTTCCGCTCCTCCGTCACCCCCCCACCCCGCTCCTCCGCCCCGTCCTCCCCCGGCCGCTCCAGGAAGTCCTCAAACCCGGCTTCCCCAGGCCGGTCCAGAAAGTCCTCAGCCTCCCTCTCCAACCTTATCCTATAG
- the LOC123510274 gene encoding uncharacterized protein LOC123510274 isoform X4: MQTTMKTNATEFFTGISPLKGVSAMNGTHLANGRSGRCHCCPYGYHIDLDFVRYCEMVNQVSKNDNPTLRHLKKLKRQRRRQTQSMEVLLGLEPGEERATTATTATTATVAAATTTTAAATAVNNSLHLFPRLQIIEDPQPNNKEKERTPPPPPPRRSRTPVGGGGAGGPPPDVISTSRKAVSDALAAMNERNRKGGEGAAVDRPPPPPPSSAPLHDANDALQEAVLDFEEMLETSRERIGGGGGGRGRGGGGGGGGRANTLPSLDLLHHTPQPPPRLHHNEGKSGVSVSRSHSLPRQSVEDWPAVSRLRTSSTSSLPPPPVPPPPADVGHIQQSIRDQMATSLARLKELEEEVKQIPVLQVKVNVLKEEKKLLLDQVRGLARGEDRPPLLLPPSLEGDLTDLSEDELETRLASLRSGPARRRRSESPLRVNLEEFKSYRRARRGSLSEGSEAESMAGDDYPLRITEPQDPQRRPAPPRRLGHEPAYSLPGTPLMGRRKSRDAATSCRVLTRDVGVTHVGARTRSVGLMASSEEEPCAECKERGHRSFQDKGVATEPQEDNRRRLSVKSVSTESIGPEEAEQEGAPSKNSFLAKLGRKSAIISRLSEPQLVPPALTFDNSTNTEPVVRRDQACGTSLSGARLYTPADLAQHMARAKEEWEAAERTRQQLARSSRPLTLDRGTQATLDLPTPPKTTFRPLMQSVGSQVQPRSVDVGVGVARITDDPCPRCSGLRTRSVACGSSVPPATPAPSTPPVRTRSVASGELALHDPCCPDRPAPPRRSVGCSLDRLTDRLCDHCDNLRVRSVGVGTPPPPPTPVPPPPVEKPKPPPMHSTHTQTRPPSTRTASVNTAPLPIKKEEAAPPSPAGTPEVERRAFGSSGVRVCDKCHEAITSVAKDIVGTSGSTSLPPLPPPASKIPRLVDITKVEPRLDPPRPDSRASEGSHPDSQPSSLASQPEVRPSMVPQRSGLTPPRTLKTEPTFAQTHTTSSTASKITTEAKVTAATATLPKIQVTRVNQTLPEPAVKERPTTTATATAATTTTTTSQDSTTQGKRAVYTRQDTYTKSSEGIVNLGFEDHKPTAQKHAASVGTSTQGSTLTTITESTKKSLTTDTTTTITSTTTAATKTHKQKTDTKEDNTSRKTSESEAVAAAVIQGKGSEASESSSNESESEDEGGSVVDGASLLSQLGGGSTYRSDSSIFTAASEASRKKAVPSREMKAALKVLNDSIGKPVRSGQQLTNALNIVQREWLKVSSQKDADPHAVEDYMDAFEDYSKNLLQKVVNLADVNGNTAMHYAVSHGNFDVVSVLLDSKVCNVNQQNKAGYTATMLVSLAQIRSQTHASVVQRLFQLGDLNIKASQHGQTALMLAVSHGRLDMVQMLVAAGAEINIQDDDGSTALMCAAEHGHLAIVKFLLAQPDTDPTLMDNDGSTALTIAVEAGHRDVGVLLYKHLNLSRGSSPYSSVRIKRSRTPNAFRSSVTPPPRSSAPSSPGRSRKSSNPASPGRSRKSSASLSNLIL, translated from the exons atgcaGACCACAATGAAAACGAACGCAACAGAATTTTTCACCGGAATTTCACCACTAAAAg GTGTGTCCGCCATGAACGGGACCCACCTAGCTAACGGGCGGTCGGGCAGGTGTCACTGTTGCCCCTACGGTTACCACATAGACCTGGACTTTGTTAGGTACTGCGAGATGGTCAACCAG gtgtCGAAAAATGACAACCCAACACTGCGCCACTTGAAGAAGCTGAAGAGACAGAGACGAAGGCAAACTCAATCAATGGAAGTCTTGCTAGGGCTGGAGCCAGGCGAAGAAAgggctactactgctactactgctactactgctactgttgctgctgctactactactactgctgctgctactgcggTTAATAATAGCTTGCATCTGTTCCCGAGGTTGCAGATt ATAGAAGACCCCCAACCAAATAACAAGGAGAAGGAACgcacaccccctcctcctcccccccgccGCAGCCGCACCCCAGTAGGCGGCGGGGGGGCTGGGGGGCCTCCTCCTGACGTGATTAGCACCTCCAGAAAGGCCGTGAGTGACGCTCTGGCTGCCATGAatgagaggaataggaagggaggggagggggcagcTGTAGAccgcccccctcctcctcctccttcttctgccccCCTCCATGATGCCAATGACGCCCtgcag gaagcagTTTTGGACTTTGAGGAAATGCTGGAGACTTCgagggagagaataggaggaggaggaggaggaagaggaagaggaggaggaggaggaggaggaggaagggccaATACTCTCCCCTCTTTagacctcctccaccacactccacaacCTCCACCGCGCCTCCACCACAACGAGGGGAAAAGTGGAGTGAGTGTGTcccgctctcactctctcccaagACAgt cgGTGGAGGACTGGCCAGCTGTGAGTCGCCTACgtacttcctccacctcctccctgccgccgccgcccgtGCCTCCTCCCCCGGCTGATGTGGGTCATATTCAACAG TCGATCCGGGACCAGATGGCCACCAGCTTGGCGCGCCtgaaggagctggaggaggaggtgaagcagatCCCCgtgctgcag GTAAAGGTGAACgtgctgaaggaggagaaaaagctaTTGCTGGACCAGGTGCGGGGGCTGGCCCGGGGGGAGGACCGGCCCCCCCTGCTGCTGCCCCCCAGCCTGGAGGGTGACCTTACGGACCTGTCTGAGGACGAGCTTGAGACGCGCCTGGCCTCCCTGCGATCAGGCCCCGCGCGCCGCCGCCGCAGCGAATCCC CCCTTAGGGTGAACCTGGAGGAGTTCAAGTCGTACCGGCGGGCGCGGCGCGGGTCGCTGTCTGAAGGGTCCGAGGCGGAGAGCATGGCGGGAGACGACTATCCGCTGCGCATCACGGAACCACAAGACCCCCAGCGCCGTCCCGCCCCACCGCGCCGCCTGGGCCACGAGCCAGCCTACAGCCTGCCGGGCACGCCTCTCATGGGCCGCAGAAAGTCACGGGATGCCGCCACTAGCTGCCGCGTGCTAACGCGTGACGTGGGAGTGACGCATGTAGGCGCCAGGACGCGCTCCGTGGGTCTGATGGCCTCCAGCGAGGAGGAGCCCTGCGCAGAATGTAAGGAGCGCGGCCACCGGAGCTTCCAGGACAAGGGCGTGGCCACGGAGCCGCAGGAGGACAACCGGCGGCGTCTGAGCGTGAAGAGCGTGTCCACGGAGAGCATCGGGCCCGAGGAGGCGGAGCAGGAGGGCGCCCCCTCCAAGAACTCCTTCCTGGCCAAGTTGGGCCGTAAGTCAGCCATCATCAGCCGTCTGTCTGAGCCGCAGCTAGTGCCACCCGCCCTCACCTTCGACAATTCCACCAACACGGAGCCCGTGGTGCGGCGCGACCAGGCGTGCGGTACCAGTCTGTCCGGGGCGCGCCTGTACACACCCGCAGATCTCGCCCAGCACATGGCGCGCGCCAAAGAGGAGTGGGAGGCTGCAGAACGCACCAGGCAGCAGCTGGCGCGCTCCTCGCGGCCCCTCACGCTGGACCGCGGTACACAGGCTACCCTGGACCTACCAACACCACCCAAGACCACCTTCAGACCCCTCATGCAGAGCGTGGGCAGCCAGGTGCAGCCCCGCAGCGTGGACGTGGGTGTGGGTGTCGCCAGGATCACAGACGACCCCTGCCCGCGCTGCTCAGGCCTCAGAACGCGCTCCGTGGCCTGCGGCTCCTCCGTGCCCCCGGCGACGCCCGCGCCCTCCACGCCCCCAGTCAGGACCCGCAGCGTGGCGAGCGGCGAGCTGGCGCTGCACGATCCCTGCTGCCCggaccgccccgccccgccccgccgctcCGTGGGCTGCAGCTTGGACCGCCTCACAGACCGCCTGTGTGACCACTGTGATAACCTTCGGGTGCGCTCCGTGGGTGTGGGCACTCCGCCACCCCCGCCCACCCCCGTGCCCCCACCACCTGTAGAAAAACCCAAGCCCCCGCCCATGCACTCCACCCACACTCAGACCCGCCCACCCTCAACTCGAACCGCCTCCGTCAACACGGCGCCGCTGCCgatcaagaaggaggaggctgcCCCACCCAGCCCTGCCGGCACGCCTGAAGTAGAACGGCGAGCTTTTGGTAGCTCcggggtgcgtgtgtgtgacaagTGCCACGAGGCCATCACGTCTGTGGCCAAGGACATCGTGGGCACTAGCGGCTCCACCTCCCTGCCACCCCTGCCGCCACCTGCCTCAAAGATCCCTCGCCTGGTGGACATCACCAAGGTGGAGCCGCGCCTTGACCCGCCTCGGCCCGACTCTCGGGCCAGCGAGGGCAGCCACCCAGACAGCCAACCATCCAGCCTGGCCAGCCAGCCTGAGGTGCGGCCCTCAATGGTGCCACAGCGCTCCGGCCTCACCCCGCCCAGGACACTGAAGACTGAGCCGACCttcgcacaaacacacaccacctcctccacagccTCCAAGATCACCACAGAGGCCAAGGTGacggcagcaacagcaacattgCCCAAGATTCAGGTCACTCGGGTGAACCAGACACTGCCGGAACCTGCCGTGAAGGAACGcccaaccaccaccgccactgccaccgctgccaccaccaccaccaccacttcacaggATTCAACCACACAG GGTAAGCGAGCTGTATACACCCGCCAAGACACTTACACCAAGTCCTCAGAAGGCATCGTTAACCTGGGCTTTGAGGACCACAAACCAACAGCACAGAAACATGCAGCATCAGTTGGGACTTCCACCCAAGgctccactctcaccaccatcacagaaaGCACCAAGAAGTCCCTCaccacagacaccaccaccactatcacatccactaccactgctgccaccaagaCACACAAGCAAAAGACAGACACCAAGGAGGACAACACCAGCAGGAAGAC gagtgagagtgaggcagtggcggcggcggtgatccAGGGCAAGGGCAGCGAGGCGAGCGAGTCCTCCAGCAATGAGAGCGAGAGTGAGGACGAGGGCGGGTCTGTCGTTGATGGAGCGTCCCTCCTCTCTCAGCTTGGTGGCGGCTCCACCTACCGCAGTGACTCCTCCATCTTCACCGCCGCTAGTGAGGCCAGCAGGAAGAA AGCCGTGCCATCTCGGGAGATGAAGGCGGCCCTGAAGGTGCTCAACGACTCCATTGGCAAGCCTGTGCGGTCTGGCCAGCAGCTCACCAATGCACTCAACATTGTCCAGCGGGAATGGCTCAAG GTCTCCAGCCAGAAGGACGCTGACCCGCATGCAGTGGAGGATTACATGGACGCCTTCGAGGACTACTCCAAGAACCTCCTGCAGAAAGTGGTGAACCTGGCCGATGTCAAT GGCAACACCGCCATGCACTACGCCGTCTCCCACGGTAACTTTGACGTGGTGTCCGTGCTGCTCGACTCCAAGGTGTGCAATGTGAACCAACAGAACAAGGCAGGGTACACGGCCACCATGCTGGTCTCCCTGGCTCAGATCAGATCCCAGACCCATGCCAGTGTGGTGCAGCGCCTCTTCCAGCTTGGTGACCTCAACATCAAGGCCAGCCAG CACGGACAGACGGCACTGATGCTGGCAGTGTCCCATGGCCGCCTGGACATGGTGCAGATGCTGGTGGCAGCCGGGGCAGAGATCAACATCCAGGATGACGACGGTTCTACAGCCCTCATGTGTGCTGCCGAGCACGGACACCTGGCCATCGTCAAGTTCCTTCTGGCCCAGCCCGACACAGACCCAACGCTGATGGACAAT gaCGGCAGCACGGCCCTCACCATTGCAGTGGAGGCCGGCCACAGGGACGTTGGGGTGTTGCTCTACAAGCACCTCAACCTGTCCCGCGGCTCCTCCCCGTACTCCTCAgtaag GATCAAGAGGTCTCGCACACCAAACGCCTTCCGCTCCTCCGTCACCCCCCCACCCCGCTCCTCCGCCCCGTCCTCCCCCGGCCGCTCCAGGAAGTCCTCAAACCCGGCTTCCCCAGGCCGGTCCAGAAAGTCCTCAGCCTCCCTCTCCAACCTTATCCTATAG